In Horticoccus luteus, the following proteins share a genomic window:
- a CDS encoding ferredoxin: protein MANKADKWPQNTVGKFYVDQQCIDCDLCRETAPAFFTRHDEGGYSYVFKQPTSEDEIGLCMEALEGCPVEAIGNDGDEA, encoded by the coding sequence ATGGCCAATAAAGCAGACAAGTGGCCCCAGAACACAGTGGGCAAATTTTATGTCGATCAGCAATGCATCGACTGCGATCTCTGCCGTGAGACCGCGCCCGCATTCTTCACGCGACACGACGAAGGCGGCTACTCGTATGTGTTCAAGCAGCCGACCTCTGAAGACGAAATCGGCCTTTGCATGGAAGCATTGGAAGGTTGCCCGGTGGAAGCCATCGGCAACGACGGCGACGAAGCCTAA
- a CDS encoding M3 family metallopeptidase produces the protein MDSNPFLDPSFAIRWSQLTPEQIEPAIDLALTRAQAAIDTIARRDPASLSYENTFLALEEATEELNLAWTKVTHLQSVADSPALREAHNTLLPRVSTFYARIPLNAELWSRLKAFAETPAGQGLRGVQRRFVDETVAEFRQAGADLPAEKKTRLEALQSELAEITQKYGDNVLDATNAWQLLVEDEGRLRGLPEQAKAAARRSAEAKGLGSTDRPVWRFTLHAPSQEPFLTYLDDDALRREMWLGAIAVGANEPQDNTPLIRRILALRAEKAALLGRPNFADLVLERRMAKSGGRALDFISDMQRRAAPAFTRECRELEEFKAAQTGGAVAPLAPWELAYWAEKLRRVRYAFDEEVLRPYFPLERVIAGLFEVAHRVFGLRVIEVASGAVETWHPEVKFYELADAGGRQLGSFYADWHPRESKRGGAWMNYLVTGGPRADGTRAPHLGLICGNLTPPSPDRPALLTHREVETIFHEFGHLLHHLLGEVEIKSLNGVNVAWDFVELPSQMMENWCWERESLDLFARHFESGAPIPEEIFQKMVAAKNFRSAVAVMRQVALAKMDLLLHLRPQEFLAAADFEAAVRASIADCLVPTSPAVPTIVRRFNHIFSDPVGYAAGYYSYKWAEVLDADAFTRFKREGIFNAATGLDFVAKILSRGNSVDPVELYRNFMGRDPDLNALLRRSGLAPAA, from the coding sequence ATGGACTCCAATCCCTTTCTCGATCCGTCATTTGCCATTCGCTGGTCGCAGCTCACGCCGGAGCAGATCGAACCGGCGATCGACCTCGCACTGACGCGGGCGCAAGCGGCGATCGATACGATCGCCCGCCGTGATCCGGCCTCGCTCTCTTACGAGAACACATTTCTCGCGCTGGAGGAGGCGACGGAGGAGCTGAATCTCGCATGGACGAAAGTGACGCACCTGCAATCCGTCGCGGATTCGCCGGCGCTGCGCGAGGCGCACAACACGTTGCTGCCGCGCGTCTCGACTTTTTACGCGCGGATTCCGCTCAATGCGGAGTTGTGGTCGAGGCTCAAGGCATTCGCCGAGACGCCCGCAGGCCAGGGTTTGCGAGGGGTGCAGCGGCGGTTTGTCGACGAGACCGTCGCGGAGTTTCGCCAAGCGGGAGCGGATCTGCCGGCGGAGAAGAAGACGCGTTTGGAAGCGCTGCAATCCGAGCTCGCAGAGATCACGCAAAAATACGGAGACAACGTCCTCGATGCGACGAACGCGTGGCAGTTATTGGTGGAAGACGAAGGGCGTTTGCGCGGGCTGCCGGAGCAAGCGAAGGCGGCGGCGCGGCGCAGTGCAGAAGCGAAGGGCCTCGGTTCGACCGACCGGCCGGTGTGGCGATTCACGCTGCATGCGCCCTCGCAAGAGCCGTTTCTCACGTATCTGGACGACGACGCCTTGCGGCGAGAGATGTGGCTGGGCGCGATCGCGGTCGGAGCGAACGAGCCGCAGGACAACACGCCGCTCATTCGCCGGATTCTCGCGTTGCGGGCAGAGAAGGCGGCGCTGTTGGGGCGGCCGAATTTTGCCGATCTGGTGCTGGAGCGCCGCATGGCAAAATCGGGCGGGCGGGCGCTGGATTTTATCAGCGACATGCAACGCCGGGCGGCCCCGGCGTTCACGCGGGAATGCCGTGAGCTGGAAGAGTTCAAAGCGGCGCAGACGGGCGGCGCGGTCGCGCCGCTCGCGCCCTGGGAGCTGGCCTATTGGGCGGAAAAACTTCGTCGGGTGCGTTACGCGTTCGATGAAGAAGTGCTGCGACCGTATTTTCCGTTGGAGCGCGTGATCGCGGGACTATTCGAGGTGGCGCACCGGGTGTTTGGGCTGCGGGTTATCGAGGTGGCGAGCGGAGCTGTGGAGACGTGGCATCCGGAGGTGAAATTTTACGAACTGGCCGATGCGGGCGGGCGGCAGCTCGGGTCGTTCTATGCCGACTGGCATCCGCGCGAATCCAAGCGCGGCGGCGCGTGGATGAATTATTTGGTCACGGGCGGCCCGAGAGCGGACGGCACGCGCGCGCCGCATCTCGGGTTGATTTGCGGCAACCTCACGCCGCCGTCGCCGGATCGTCCGGCGTTGCTGACGCATCGTGAAGTCGAGACGATCTTTCACGAGTTTGGGCACTTGTTGCACCACCTGCTGGGCGAAGTGGAAATCAAGTCGCTCAACGGTGTGAATGTGGCGTGGGACTTCGTGGAGTTGCCCTCCCAGATGATGGAAAACTGGTGCTGGGAGCGCGAGAGCCTCGATTTGTTTGCGCGGCATTTCGAGAGCGGCGCGCCGATTCCGGAGGAGATTTTCCAAAAGATGGTGGCGGCCAAAAACTTTCGCTCCGCTGTGGCCGTGATGCGGCAGGTGGCGCTGGCGAAGATGGATTTGCTGCTGCACCTGCGTCCGCAGGAATTTCTGGCGGCGGCGGATTTCGAGGCCGCGGTGCGCGCGTCGATCGCGGATTGCCTCGTGCCTACGTCACCGGCGGTCCCCACGATCGTGCGCCGGTTCAATCACATTTTCTCGGATCCGGTCGGCTATGCAGCGGGATATTATTCCTACAAATGGGCCGAGGTGCTGGACGCCGATGCGTTTACGCGGTTCAAGCGCGAGGGGATCTTTAACGCCGCGACCGGACTCGATTTCGTGGCGAAGATTCTGAGCCGGGGCAATTCCGTGGACCCGGTGGAACTGTATCGCAATTTCATGGGTCGTGACCCCGACCTCAACGCCCTGTTGCGACGAAGCGGTCTGGCGCCTGCCGCCTGA
- a CDS encoding translocation/assembly module TamB domain-containing protein has product MRRAGITAGAVVAALIAILVLLPWWLGAALRPVARHFGVTFERYERVGYARFALDQVEVNRVPVHVTIDRVEVATPLFWLWRHWRNSGAAVTAGKWNVAIEGGGRKKPAVPDAGWLKLRGQLQRIADALDDWIGRGEIGPGRVEWPGGMLNVDGAQWHAGVLQATGLRFGAVAADGILTFATGEGRPLQLELHAKNSDGTVVLRSAGADVTGNVQWWGQPASVQAHFAPTGWRPETAALRAEDWNVAGERLKLGEFFETVRGTIDIAWQKQAFEAHVSAHSTPRADKKVPPLEVEARARGDGATFLIESLNATLPGIQATLDQPVTITRRGRLVSGAANFTWKADLAKQEWFKARGVVNGSAHVTAGDDQRPLVAFSVEGSNVNIARWSVPHAAAEGTLAWPRLAMKQFVVRLAGGDEVRASGTWDFARHALEKGELQGHVGGGIFARWLPPEVHFERARFTAQGAGVWPALQHNGELTITHASAPRLRAMDVAAHWSGAGEEIERAEITARTGEATIAAKGSISRTGAKLDALTLTAPTAAALALKAPVVMRWSPQIEVEGLALAGGETSVDATVKMGRAGRVQIAASNVASEWCRAFFVLPPPIWIARAVKLDAAWDNGPAKINALADVRFDLKDQGAVALSLAAHSEDQGLVLDHLNVSENGHPVVSATGRLPIVVSPAADELVRATLDGDVRLDASTEPEAAFWEELRAATGIELVSPQVTVHVSGTWRSPRGEADLQAKRVALDPGRFKQNWPAIGPLALRMTGDANAVALQRFTVAVEGQEINAEASLPIGSNWKELRADPLTYLQDKAEVRLEIANAEVAPFVRFAPQLLAPKGRVQADVRLTPGGAMHGSVRLTGLATRPLGGVGVLQDLAANLKLAGRTVEVESVSGKAGGQTVKITGKVELPMHEQPRYDLRMAGDNLPFVRSMGLLVRGNLDLTLTTPDRGPPAIGGSVVLRDSLFFSDVRAMIPGGPRGPSQRPPYFAVDVEPFRRWTLGVSVRGDKFLRLRTPLFNGVASTKLQLKGTLGSPLLSGEATIDSGKVRLPFATFDVQQGRVLLSDQPPFEPRLEITATARRYDYDLRMEVTGTASAPNLVFSSSPPLESEQVLLMVMAGEVPNQAITFSQRQRATRLGAYVGQSLFSTFGGDSDFADRLTISSGDDISLQGRETYSIEYRLNDRWSLTGEYDEFDEYNAGVKWRVLREKKDGDGKKKDNDEKK; this is encoded by the coding sequence ATGCGTCGTGCCGGAATCACAGCAGGAGCGGTCGTCGCGGCCCTTATCGCGATCCTGGTGCTGCTCCCGTGGTGGCTCGGTGCGGCGCTGCGCCCGGTCGCCCGGCACTTCGGCGTGACTTTCGAGCGTTATGAACGCGTCGGCTACGCGCGTTTTGCTCTCGATCAGGTCGAGGTGAACCGCGTCCCCGTGCACGTGACGATCGACCGCGTGGAAGTCGCCACGCCGCTCTTCTGGTTGTGGCGGCACTGGCGCAACAGCGGCGCGGCGGTGACGGCCGGGAAGTGGAACGTGGCGATTGAAGGCGGTGGCCGGAAAAAGCCGGCGGTGCCCGACGCCGGGTGGCTGAAGCTTCGCGGTCAACTGCAGCGCATCGCCGACGCCTTGGATGACTGGATCGGTCGAGGGGAGATCGGCCCGGGCCGAGTCGAGTGGCCGGGCGGGATGTTGAACGTCGATGGCGCGCAGTGGCACGCGGGCGTCTTGCAGGCGACGGGGCTGCGTTTCGGTGCGGTGGCGGCAGACGGGATTTTGACGTTCGCGACGGGAGAAGGGCGGCCGTTGCAATTGGAACTCCACGCGAAAAACAGCGATGGCACCGTGGTCCTGCGGAGCGCTGGAGCGGACGTGACCGGCAACGTGCAATGGTGGGGACAGCCGGCGAGCGTCCAGGCCCATTTTGCACCGACCGGTTGGCGACCGGAGACCGCAGCGTTGCGCGCGGAAGATTGGAACGTGGCGGGTGAACGCCTGAAGTTGGGGGAATTTTTCGAAACAGTCAGAGGGACGATAGACATCGCATGGCAAAAGCAGGCGTTCGAGGCGCACGTCTCCGCGCACAGCACGCCTCGCGCCGACAAAAAAGTGCCGCCCCTCGAAGTCGAAGCGCGCGCGCGCGGCGATGGCGCGACCTTCCTGATTGAGTCGTTGAACGCAACGTTGCCCGGCATCCAAGCGACGCTTGATCAGCCGGTGACCATTACGCGTCGCGGACGGCTGGTTTCGGGGGCGGCGAATTTCACGTGGAAGGCGGACTTGGCGAAGCAGGAATGGTTCAAGGCGCGCGGGGTGGTCAACGGGAGCGCCCACGTCACAGCCGGAGACGACCAACGTCCGCTGGTCGCGTTTTCTGTCGAGGGCAGCAACGTCAACATCGCCCGCTGGTCGGTGCCGCATGCGGCGGCGGAAGGCACCCTGGCGTGGCCGCGGCTTGCGATGAAGCAGTTCGTCGTGCGGCTGGCGGGAGGCGATGAAGTGCGAGCCTCGGGCACGTGGGATTTCGCGCGCCACGCGCTTGAAAAGGGTGAGTTGCAGGGCCACGTCGGCGGGGGAATCTTTGCGCGATGGCTTCCGCCGGAGGTGCATTTTGAGCGCGCACGCTTCACCGCGCAGGGCGCGGGCGTGTGGCCGGCGTTGCAGCACAACGGCGAGTTGACAATCACGCACGCCAGCGCGCCACGGCTCCGCGCGATGGACGTAGCGGCGCATTGGAGCGGCGCAGGCGAGGAGATCGAGCGGGCCGAAATCACAGCGCGAACCGGCGAGGCGACGATCGCCGCGAAGGGCAGCATTTCCCGGACCGGGGCGAAGTTGGATGCGCTGACGCTGACGGCGCCGACCGCAGCGGCATTGGCACTCAAGGCGCCCGTCGTGATGCGTTGGTCGCCGCAGATCGAAGTCGAGGGACTGGCGCTCGCGGGCGGGGAGACGTCGGTCGATGCCACGGTGAAAATGGGTCGCGCGGGTCGCGTGCAGATCGCCGCGAGCAATGTCGCGTCGGAGTGGTGCCGCGCGTTTTTCGTTCTGCCGCCGCCGATTTGGATCGCGCGCGCCGTGAAGTTGGACGCGGCGTGGGACAATGGGCCGGCGAAAATCAATGCACTGGCCGACGTACGATTTGACCTGAAGGACCAGGGGGCGGTGGCGTTGAGTCTGGCGGCGCACAGCGAGGATCAAGGCCTCGTGTTGGATCATCTCAACGTGAGCGAGAACGGTCATCCGGTGGTGAGCGCGACGGGGCGGTTGCCGATTGTCGTCTCACCGGCGGCGGACGAACTCGTGCGGGCGACGTTGGATGGCGACGTGCGACTCGATGCATCGACGGAGCCGGAGGCGGCGTTTTGGGAGGAGTTGCGCGCGGCGACGGGCATTGAGCTGGTCTCGCCGCAGGTGACGGTGCACGTCTCGGGCACGTGGCGGAGTCCGCGGGGGGAAGCGGATTTGCAAGCGAAGCGGGTGGCGCTCGATCCGGGGCGTTTCAAACAAAACTGGCCGGCGATCGGGCCGCTCGCGTTGCGGATGACCGGAGATGCCAACGCGGTGGCGTTGCAGCGATTCACCGTGGCGGTGGAAGGGCAGGAGATCAACGCGGAGGCGAGTCTGCCGATCGGGAGCAACTGGAAGGAATTGCGCGCCGATCCGCTGACGTATCTGCAGGACAAGGCGGAGGTGCGCTTGGAAATCGCCAATGCGGAGGTGGCGCCCTTTGTCCGCTTCGCGCCCCAATTGCTCGCGCCGAAAGGTCGGGTGCAAGCGGACGTGCGGCTGACGCCGGGCGGAGCGATGCACGGTTCAGTGCGCTTGACCGGGCTGGCGACACGGCCGCTCGGCGGAGTGGGGGTGTTGCAGGATCTGGCGGCCAATCTCAAACTCGCGGGCCGCACCGTGGAGGTCGAATCGGTTTCCGGTAAAGCCGGCGGCCAGACGGTAAAAATCACCGGCAAAGTGGAATTGCCGATGCACGAACAGCCGCGCTACGATCTGCGGATGGCGGGCGACAACCTGCCCTTTGTGCGCAGCATGGGCCTGCTCGTGCGCGGCAATCTGGATCTGACGTTGACGACGCCGGACCGCGGACCGCCGGCGATTGGCGGGAGTGTGGTGTTGCGCGACAGCCTGTTTTTCTCGGATGTGCGGGCGATGATTCCCGGCGGGCCGCGGGGGCCCTCGCAACGCCCGCCGTATTTTGCGGTGGATGTGGAACCGTTTCGCCGGTGGACGCTGGGCGTCAGTGTGCGCGGGGATAAATTTCTGCGGCTGCGCACGCCGTTGTTCAACGGCGTGGCGAGCACCAAGCTGCAACTCAAGGGCACGCTGGGATCGCCCTTGTTGAGCGGCGAGGCGACGATCGACAGCGGCAAGGTGCGATTGCCATTTGCGACGTTCGATGTGCAACAGGGGCGGGTGTTGCTGTCGGATCAACCGCCGTTCGAACCGCGGCTGGAAATCACGGCGACGGCGCGGCGTTACGATTACGATTTGCGGATGGAAGTGACGGGAACGGCCTCCGCGCCGAATCTGGTTTTTTCGTCGAGTCCGCCGCTCGAATCCGAACAGGTGCTGCTCATGGTCATGGCGGGCGAGGTGCCGAATCAGGCGATTACGTTTTCCCAGCGGCAGCGGGCAACGCGCCTCGGAGCCTACGTGGGGCAGAGCCTGTTCAGCACGTTTGGCGGCGACAGTGACTTTGCGGACCGGCTGACGATTTCGAGTGGCGACGACATCTCGCTCCAAGGACGGGAAACGTATTCGATCGAGTATCGGTTGAACGACCGCTGGTCGCTCACGGGCGAATACGACGAGTTCGATGAATACAATGCCGGCGTGAAGTGGCGCGTGCTGCGGGAGAAAAAAGACGGCGACGGAAAGAAGAAGGACAACGATGAAAAGAAGTAA
- a CDS encoding TonB-dependent receptor plug domain-containing protein produces the protein MAAAQAQSDTEILPVETVYSPRVANQQPAASFAMPISALRYEPGVDVQARNLAEGQADVTIRGGIFENTGFSVGALTLVDPQTGHYFAEIPIAPQMLGAPAILTGVAHALGSTNSTVGAVDYAWRPIRTTGSISAAAGDYGFNRQEIYQGYALAPDASGRRLAADVNWARSEGDGTIPFGDHSFQRVNARLQFGTPHSQTDVFAGYQAKFFGWPNLYTPYNSKESENLETTLFVVNHREEWGGGDFLEVGAYHRRNKDDYAYDRFAPLGPVHPYQHTTWVNGAAATARKDLGAVTLNARAEVLADELRSTSLTAGRYHTRTLSKLALVPEKSWPAADGVIWTVKAGATLDDSNRGGSAVSPLFEIAREQADTAWRRVYFSYAKSTQVPTYTALNASASAGLFRGNPNLGRESSQSVELGAQGEVAGWATRAAVFFRRDDALVDWTFQRGVTARTANPVDLDTTGFETEARRAWSRWGDLVLGYTYLTKTPDYRGAAVDASFYALNYARHRFTAAVTARLGGGFEVRMDNVARREAGNFLRTKGGESAVISSLTLAWRPPAARGLELSAGADNLWNSSFQEVPSVPAARRQLFFGVSGSW, from the coding sequence GTGGCCGCTGCCCAGGCGCAAAGCGACACGGAGATATTGCCCGTCGAGACGGTCTATTCGCCACGCGTGGCCAATCAGCAACCCGCGGCATCGTTCGCGATGCCGATTTCCGCACTGCGTTATGAGCCCGGCGTCGATGTGCAGGCGCGGAATCTCGCGGAAGGGCAGGCGGATGTGACGATCCGCGGCGGCATTTTTGAAAACACCGGGTTCAGTGTCGGTGCGCTGACGCTCGTGGATCCGCAGACCGGGCACTATTTTGCAGAGATTCCGATCGCTCCTCAAATGCTGGGAGCGCCGGCGATTTTAACCGGCGTCGCGCATGCGCTCGGTTCGACCAACTCCACCGTAGGCGCCGTGGACTACGCCTGGCGGCCCATCCGCACAACAGGGAGCATTTCGGCGGCGGCGGGCGATTACGGATTTAACCGGCAGGAGATTTATCAAGGGTATGCGCTCGCGCCCGATGCGTCGGGACGGCGGCTGGCGGCGGATGTGAATTGGGCGCGGTCAGAAGGCGATGGCACGATTCCGTTTGGGGACCATTCGTTTCAGCGGGTCAACGCCCGCTTGCAGTTCGGCACACCGCACAGCCAGACGGATGTGTTCGCCGGTTATCAGGCGAAGTTTTTCGGGTGGCCGAATCTCTACACGCCCTACAACTCAAAGGAGTCGGAGAACTTGGAGACGACCTTGTTTGTCGTGAACCACCGGGAAGAGTGGGGCGGCGGCGATTTTCTGGAGGTCGGTGCTTATCACCGGCGCAACAAGGATGATTACGCTTACGACCGGTTTGCCCCGCTCGGGCCCGTGCATCCGTATCAACACACCACGTGGGTCAACGGCGCCGCGGCCACAGCGCGCAAAGATCTCGGGGCGGTGACGTTGAATGCGCGGGCGGAGGTGCTGGCGGATGAATTGCGTTCCACCTCGCTTACGGCCGGGCGGTATCACACACGGACGCTGAGTAAACTCGCGCTAGTGCCGGAAAAATCGTGGCCCGCGGCTGACGGCGTGATCTGGACGGTGAAAGCAGGTGCGACGCTCGATGATTCGAACCGAGGCGGGTCGGCGGTTTCGCCGCTCTTCGAAATTGCCCGCGAGCAGGCGGACACCGCGTGGCGCCGCGTCTATTTCAGTTACGCGAAGAGCACGCAGGTGCCGACCTATACCGCGCTCAACGCCAGTGCTTCGGCGGGATTATTTCGCGGCAATCCGAATCTGGGCCGCGAATCGAGCCAGAGCGTGGAACTGGGTGCGCAGGGCGAAGTCGCCGGTTGGGCCACGCGCGCCGCGGTGTTTTTTCGGCGGGACGACGCGTTGGTCGACTGGACGTTCCAGCGCGGAGTGACGGCGCGCACCGCCAATCCGGTTGATCTGGATACGACGGGCTTCGAGACGGAGGCGCGGCGCGCGTGGAGCCGTTGGGGCGACCTCGTCCTCGGCTACACGTATTTGACGAAGACACCGGATTATCGCGGCGCGGCGGTCGACGCCAGTTTCTACGCGCTGAATTACGCGCGGCACCGGTTCACGGCCGCGGTGACGGCGCGGCTCGGCGGTGGCTTTGAGGTGCGGATGGACAACGTGGCACGGCGGGAGGCGGGAAACTTCCTGCGCACGAAAGGCGGCGAGAGTGCGGTGATCAGTTCGCTGACGCTCGCGTGGCGGCCGCCGGCGGCGCGCGGCTTGGAGCTCTCGGCCGGTGCCGATAACTTGTGGAACTCTTCGTTTCAAGAGGTGCCGTCGGTGCCGGCGGCGCGCCGGCAGTTGTTCTTTGGGGTGAGCGGATCGTGGTGA
- a CDS encoding cupin domain-containing protein has product MIIADLEKLPGGKFPARRWGRGLVGQGPQPIQAKGFSMGYSILEPHGGQVPWHNQEQEEVYFIVQGKGEICVGTERSEIKAGQCVFMPPKQFHQLTNTGDEPMHMIYVYCPGGDVAHWRQELAGTLPRAGEGDIPPLPTGAQPQCTKV; this is encoded by the coding sequence ATGATCATCGCCGATCTCGAAAAACTTCCCGGAGGTAAATTTCCTGCGCGCCGTTGGGGCCGCGGTCTGGTTGGGCAAGGCCCGCAGCCGATTCAAGCCAAGGGGTTCTCGATGGGGTATTCCATTCTGGAGCCGCATGGCGGCCAAGTGCCGTGGCACAATCAGGAGCAGGAGGAGGTTTATTTCATCGTGCAAGGGAAGGGTGAAATCTGCGTCGGCACGGAGCGCAGCGAGATCAAGGCGGGCCAATGCGTGTTCATGCCGCCGAAGCAGTTTCACCAGCTCACGAACACGGGCGACGAGCCAATGCATATGATCTATGTATATTGCCCCGGCGGCGATGTGGCGCACTGGCGGCAGGAGCTCGCCGGAACGTTGCCGCGCGCGGGAGAAGGCGACATCCCGCCGTTGCCGACGGGCGCGCAGCCGCAGTGCACGAAGGTGTAA
- a CDS encoding BamA/OMP85 family outer membrane protein: protein MKRSNCVLLAGVLALSHGVAAARATEKAPQAEITVHGLGWWDDRQMRQSLDRLLGEQRGATLDANGVEDAAFLLLSALQDEGYLKAAVQAKLQRKDGGETSFTLDSTLAATLPRPIAVKAVTFTLKPGVRYYFDEITVVGSSALDDDDVRRFFRGESALFSGVGEKAYSAARVRRGLNGVQTELRDRGYAEAEATADGVKMDDKTGKVSLRVVVHEGPLWTVDAIKIEGAEKTGAELGELVAANGQPWTLHWQQDLGGRIRQALQKRGYADVRVTFEQMVGAEDEGKKAVELTARVAPGPAVKVGHVRFEGVKHTREQVLRERVRAKPGDPLNPATLEHARYRLGRLGVFDDVDLRYDPATGDVRDPVFTVHERRLWDLSLLAGYGSYEQLRGGIELRQFNIFGRAHQSRLLLVQSMKSSRGEYSYTVPELFGERLDGTARLFGLQRQEVAFQRQEYGGNFSVSDRVQWLGAVASAGYTFQALRNRDNQLGTAPVDNKQVVVASVDLNLTRDRRDNPLRPRRGYRWYAQVEAASKGLGGEVDYQRVEFSASYHTPWGDGRWLHFGFSHGVVFTLGSNDDTALPVNKRFYPGGDNSIRGYQEGEAAPRGADGRFVGAKSYMLANAEFEQALTGNWSGVLFVDGLGTATRLQDYPFNQQLYSVGLGVRYNSLIGPVRAEYGYNLKQRPGDPSGTFLISIGFPF, encoded by the coding sequence ATGAAAAGAAGTAACTGCGTCCTCCTGGCCGGCGTATTGGCGCTCAGTCACGGCGTGGCGGCGGCGCGGGCGACGGAGAAGGCACCGCAGGCTGAAATCACGGTGCATGGCCTCGGCTGGTGGGACGACCGGCAAATGCGCCAGTCGCTCGACCGTTTGCTTGGCGAGCAGCGCGGCGCGACGCTCGACGCCAATGGCGTGGAAGATGCGGCGTTTCTGTTGCTGTCGGCGCTGCAAGATGAGGGCTATCTCAAGGCAGCGGTGCAGGCGAAGCTCCAGCGCAAGGACGGCGGCGAGACGAGTTTCACGCTGGATTCAACGCTGGCCGCCACGTTGCCCCGCCCGATCGCCGTGAAGGCGGTGACGTTCACGCTGAAGCCGGGCGTGCGCTACTATTTTGACGAGATCACGGTGGTGGGTTCGTCGGCGTTGGACGACGACGACGTGCGGCGTTTCTTTCGGGGCGAGAGCGCCTTGTTTTCCGGCGTGGGTGAAAAGGCGTATTCGGCGGCGCGAGTGCGGCGCGGATTGAACGGCGTGCAGACAGAGCTGCGCGATCGGGGTTACGCCGAAGCGGAGGCGACAGCGGACGGAGTGAAGATGGACGACAAGACGGGCAAGGTGAGTTTGCGCGTGGTGGTGCACGAAGGCCCCCTGTGGACGGTGGACGCGATCAAGATCGAGGGCGCGGAGAAAACGGGAGCAGAACTGGGAGAGTTGGTGGCGGCGAATGGCCAGCCGTGGACGCTGCATTGGCAGCAGGATCTGGGCGGACGCATCCGGCAGGCGTTGCAAAAACGCGGATACGCGGACGTGCGCGTGACGTTTGAGCAAATGGTCGGCGCAGAGGACGAGGGAAAGAAGGCGGTCGAATTGACGGCGCGCGTCGCTCCGGGCCCCGCGGTGAAAGTGGGCCACGTGCGGTTTGAAGGCGTGAAACACACGCGGGAGCAGGTGTTGCGGGAACGCGTGCGGGCGAAGCCGGGCGATCCGCTCAACCCGGCGACGCTGGAGCACGCGCGCTACCGCTTGGGGCGCCTGGGCGTATTTGATGACGTGGATCTGCGTTACGATCCAGCGACCGGCGACGTGCGCGATCCGGTCTTCACGGTGCACGAGCGGCGCCTGTGGGATTTGAGTCTCCTCGCGGGCTATGGCAGTTACGAGCAACTGCGGGGAGGAATCGAGTTGCGGCAGTTCAATATTTTCGGGCGCGCCCACCAGAGCCGGCTGCTGCTCGTGCAATCGATGAAGAGTTCGCGGGGCGAATACAGCTACACGGTGCCGGAGTTGTTCGGCGAACGGTTGGATGGCACCGCGCGGCTGTTCGGTCTGCAGCGGCAGGAAGTCGCCTTTCAGCGCCAGGAGTATGGCGGAAATTTCTCGGTGAGCGACCGGGTGCAGTGGCTCGGCGCGGTCGCCAGTGCAGGCTATACGTTTCAGGCGTTGCGGAACCGGGACAATCAACTGGGCACGGCGCCGGTCGACAACAAGCAGGTGGTCGTGGCGAGTGTGGACCTGAATCTGACGCGAGACCGGCGCGACAATCCGCTGCGTCCGCGGCGCGGGTATCGGTGGTATGCGCAGGTCGAGGCGGCGAGCAAAGGACTCGGCGGCGAAGTCGATTACCAGCGCGTGGAATTCAGCGCGTCGTATCACACGCCGTGGGGCGACGGTCGCTGGCTGCACTTCGGGTTCAGCCACGGCGTGGTGTTCACGCTCGGCTCGAATGACGACACGGCGCTGCCGGTGAACAAGCGTTTTTATCCCGGCGGTGATAACAGCATCCGTGGTTATCAGGAAGGCGAGGCGGCGCCGCGCGGAGCGGACGGGCGGTTTGTCGGAGCGAAATCCTACATGCTGGCGAATGCGGAATTTGAACAGGCGTTGACGGGCAACTGGTCGGGCGTGCTGTTCGTCGATGGACTGGGGACGGCCACGCGCCTGCAGGATTATCCGTTCAACCAGCAGCTCTATTCCGTGGGCCTCGGCGTGCGTTACAACAGCCTCATTGGGCCGGTGCGCGCGGAGTATGGCTACAATTTGAAACAGCGCCCCGGCGATCCGTCGGGCACGTTCCTGATCTCCATCGGCTTTCCGTTTTGA